In a genomic window of Capsicum annuum cultivar UCD-10X-F1 unplaced genomic scaffold, UCD10Xv1.1 ctg1489, whole genome shotgun sequence:
- the LOC107875641 gene encoding embryonic protein DC-8: MEKAVRKEEPKELYEETDDNARKIMQELKFKEEGIQDEPRQRAEADREAAAARGSAAKTNIYSAMGDLTDSIKEKFNNAK, from the exons ATGGAGAAAGCTGTGAGAAAGGAGGAACCAAAG GAACTATATGAAGAAACAGACGACAATGCAAGGAAAATCATGCAAGAACTAAAGTTCAAAGAAGAAGGAATCCAGGATGAGCCTAGACAGAGAGCTGAGGCAGATAGAGAAGCAGCAGCTGCTAG GGGAAGTGCAGCAAAAACGAATATCTATAGTGCAATGGGGGATCTAACAGATTCTATCAAGGAGAAGTTTAACAATGCCAAGTGA
- the LOC107875631 gene encoding F-box protein At4g18380, whose product MSIDEENEDLFDRLPDSIILTIFDKLQDAKSLCISSSLSKRFHFLTTQTHHISLTIPPPKKSHNNTNPNKNQLTHFLNKLLFKPFLFVLKQINKWNPICMPVTYNTRKEDRCNNCFTCTCTCACTCSSPAEILRNFREIKEFEIRLTSPPCDPLLKWKAEFGSQLKSCLIVGGTSFSPVRDNNNNDHDEDALENFPISQQRGDLMEFQRMTNEDLKLRIVWIISSLLAASARYSLLEEIIKEKRTIKEVVITDDIGQGKCCMNEEQVEEMRRNMGVISSKIPALKVKMWYVPELEMVRERCVMKGATLVVVKPVEEWSKADDGGDLVAKGFGFVGEGKEGKVFDEVARELVKLERCYSLEMSSF is encoded by the coding sequence ATGTcaattgatgaagaaaatgaagacTTATTTGATCGACTGCCAGATTCAATTATACTAACAATCTTCGATAAACTTCAAGATGCTAAATCCCTTTGCATTTCCTCATCTCTTTCCAAACGTTTTCACTTCCTTACAACCCAAACACACCACATTTCCCTCACAATCCCACCTCCCAAAAAATCCCACAATAATACTAATCCCAACAAAAATCAACTCACTCATTTTCTCAACAAACTTCTTTTTAAACCATTTCTGTTTGTTCTTAAGCAAATCAATAAATGGAACCCTATTTGCATGCCAGTTACTTATAATACCCGAAAAGAAGATAGATGCAATAATTGTTTTACTTGTACTTGTACCTGTGCTTGTACTTGCAGTTCTCCTGCCGAAATTCTGAGGAATTTCAGGGAGATCAAGGAGTTCGAAATTCGTCTTACATCTCCTCCTTGTGATCCATTGTTGAAATGGAAAGCGGAGTTTGGTAGTCAGTTGAAGAGTTGCTTGATTGTTGGTGGAACATCATTTTCACCTGTtcgtgataataataataatgatcatGATGAGGATGCTTTGGAAAATTTTCCAATTAGTCAACAACGAGGTGATTTGATGGAGTTCCAAAGGATGACGAATGAGGACTTGAAGTTGCGAATTGTATGGATAATTTCATCGTTATTAGCGGCATCAGCGCGGTATAGTTTGTTAGAGGAAATCATTAAGGAGAAGAGGACGATAAAGGAAGTAGTGATCACGGATGATATTGGTCAAGGGAAGTGTTGTATGAATGAGGAGCAAGTGGAAGAAATGAGGAGGAATATGGGGGTGATTTCGTCAAAAATACCGGCATTGAAGGTGAAAATGTGGTATGTACCGGAACTAGAGATGGTTAGGGAAAGATGTGTGATGAAAGGGGCGACGTTGGTGGTCGTAAAGCCTGTGGAGGAGTGGAGTAAGGCCGATGATGGCGGAGATTTGGTGGCGAAAGGGTTTGGTTTTGTAGGAGAGGGGAAAGAGGGGAAAGTGTTTGATGAAGTTGCAAGAGAGTTGGTGAAGTTGGAGCGGTGTTACTCTCTTGAAATGAGTTCATTTTGA